In Phragmites australis chromosome 16, lpPhrAust1.1, whole genome shotgun sequence, one DNA window encodes the following:
- the LOC133896166 gene encoding probable E3 ubiquitin-protein ligase RHC2A — translation MSAPAPSPSAGALPEPAPAPPVSFYCYECDSTVSLPAPTAPSSRLLCPHCRSDFLEENPNPFPDSYPPPPPGFLSGSSDSEDIDDLDFGMDPAAARAYLSRLAHHHLYDGPIDVASAVSVLQHGHLGGELPAPAASIAALPTVEVSEPAEICAICKEDLPLASAARRLPCAHLYHPCCIVTWLEMHNSCPVCRFRLPSSDPEEATPSEHAPPPTQITIRLTATSLFRFRINNDAAVAAAPVSASPTQLAQAVTGEGCSGPANSGETVSSEWPPHPESDTVMSEAREGDAFFD, via the coding sequence ATGTCCGCGCCCGCGCCCTCCCCTTCCGCCGGCGCGCTACCGGAGCCCGCGCCGGCACCGCCCGTGTCGTTCTACTGCTACGAGTGCGACTCCACCGTCTCGCTGCCCGCGCCGACCGCGCCCTCGTCGCGGCTCCTATGCCCGCACTGCCGTAGCGACTTCCTCGAGGAGAACCCTAACCccttccccgactcgtaccctcccccgccgccgggGTTCCTCTCCGGGTCCTCCGACTCCGAGGACATCGACGACCTCGACTTCGGGATGgaccccgccgccgcgcgcgcctaCCTCAGCCGCCTCGCCCACCACCACCTCTACGATGGGCCCATCGACGTCGCCTCCGCAGTGTCCGTGCTCCAACACGGGCACCTCGGAGGGGAGCTGCCCGCGCCGGCCGCGTCCATCGCCGCGCTGCCCACGGTCGAGGTGTCCGAGCCCGCTGAAATCTGCGCCATCTGCAAGGAGGACCTCCCCCTCGCCTCCGCCGCGCGCAGGCTCCCCTGTGCGCACCTCTACCACCCCTGCTGCATCGTCACGTGGCTGGAGATGCACAACTCCTGCCCCGTCTGCCGCTTCCGCCTCCCCTCCTCCGATCCCGAGGAGGCCACGCCGTCGGAGCACGCTCCGCCGCCCACGCAGATCACTATCCGGTTAACTGCCACCAGCCTTTTCCGCTTTCGCATCAACAATGATGCGGCAGTTGCTGCAGCTCCAGTCTCGGCGTCGCCTACTCAGCTTGCGCAGGCTGTTACTGGGGAAGGATGTAGTGGACCTGCCAATAGCGGTGAGACTGTGTCGTCTGAGTGGCCACCGCACCCTGAGTCCGATACAGTCATGTCAGAGGCCCGCGAGGGGGATGCCTTTTTTGATTGA